A genome region from Dolichospermum compactum NIES-806 includes the following:
- a CDS encoding thymidylate synthase, whose protein sequence is MGQITQFYYTAQHKPNQLIYGSGQTAVITGWMVKQAIAKHLQSNEYAVIGQLYSPTRGINLLIRNLLLNPHVRYLVILNATKEDKNAGACQCLSDFFRYGVEESISDAGRKSWVIRSQVPGYIDIDIDINVLEKLRHSVEIQDATSISDAVGKIQYYAQKETVVPWGTPVEFPMTTVEPTVLPGTRYGHRIEGKTIAETWVKIIHRIKTTGTIRPTGYDGKWQELIDLMAVVTEEPDDFYFPEPNYLPIDRGFLEEYISQILDDAPNQEGVKYTYGQRLRSWFGRDQIEKVIDKLANDIDSARAVMSLWDASQDDNDNPPCLNHIWVRIVDHELSLTATFRSNDMFSAWPANAMGLRALQKYIYNYLIKKTDHVLKMGALITISQSAHIYDDCFENVANIISSQYPKISQQKDYFDPAGSFIITIQNHQIMVEHTTPGSGEVVNCYSGKSAHKLSQQIFTDCPGLQVSHAMYLGVELQKAEMALLMKEQFIYEQDKPVKLQLHQYSNLK, encoded by the coding sequence ATGGGTCAAATCACCCAGTTTTATTACACAGCACAGCACAAACCAAACCAATTGATTTATGGTAGCGGTCAAACCGCAGTGATTACAGGATGGATGGTGAAACAAGCGATCGCTAAACATCTACAATCAAATGAATATGCTGTAATTGGACAGTTATACTCACCAACTAGAGGCATCAACTTACTAATTCGCAACTTATTACTAAATCCTCATGTGCGGTATTTAGTTATTCTCAATGCTACCAAAGAAGATAAAAATGCTGGTGCTTGTCAATGTTTAAGTGATTTCTTCCGTTATGGTGTGGAAGAAAGTATTAGTGATGCCGGGCGAAAATCTTGGGTAATTCGTTCTCAAGTTCCTGGTTATATTGATATTGATATTGATATAAATGTCTTGGAAAAATTACGGCATTCCGTAGAAATTCAAGACGCTACATCAATTTCTGATGCTGTCGGAAAAATTCAATATTACGCCCAAAAAGAAACCGTTGTACCTTGGGGAACACCTGTAGAATTTCCCATGACTACAGTTGAACCAACAGTTTTACCAGGAACACGCTATGGACACAGAATTGAAGGAAAAACAATTGCTGAAACTTGGGTAAAAATCATTCACAGAATTAAAACCACCGGCACAATTAGACCAACTGGTTATGATGGTAAATGGCAAGAATTGATAGATTTAATGGCAGTTGTCACCGAAGAACCTGATGATTTTTATTTTCCCGAACCCAATTATTTACCAATAGATAGAGGTTTTTTAGAAGAATATATTTCGCAAATTTTAGATGATGCACCCAATCAAGAAGGAGTAAAATACACCTATGGGCAACGTTTACGTTCTTGGTTTGGACGTGATCAAATTGAAAAGGTAATTGACAAATTAGCCAATGATATTGATTCCGCGAGGGCTGTGATGTCCTTATGGGATGCTAGTCAAGATGATAATGACAATCCCCCCTGTCTTAATCATATTTGGGTGAGAATAGTTGATCATGAATTATCTTTAACTGCAACTTTTCGCAGTAATGATATGTTTTCAGCTTGGCCAGCGAATGCAATGGGATTAAGGGCTTTACAAAAGTATATTTATAATTATTTAATTAAAAAAACTGATCATGTCTTGAAAATGGGGGCATTAATTACCATTAGTCAAAGCGCCCATATTTATGATGATTGCTTTGAAAATGTCGCCAATATTATTTCATCCCAATATCCTAAAATTTCTCAACAAAAAGACTATTTTGATCCCGCTGGGAGTTTTATTATTACCATTCAGAATCATCAAATTATGGTCGAACATACAACTCCTGGTTCTGGAGAAGTAGTTAATTGTTATTCTGGTAAATCTGCACATAAACTTTCCCAGCAAATATTCACAGATTGTCCTGGTTTACAAGTTTCTCATGCAATGTATTTAGGTGTGGAATTACAAAAAGCGGAAATGGCTTTGTTAATGAAAGAACAGTTTATTTATGAACAAGATAAACCAGTAAAATTGCAGCTACATCAATACAGTAATCTCAAATAG